GACAGCTCTTTCAAGTCAGTCCCGGTCCCTGATAAGCTAGTGGGGGATGAGTGATTGGCCTTCCTCCCAGCAGCACCTTAGAGGCCATTGCTCCCCCTTCCTGGCGACCGGCCGCCCCATGGGCCCTCCGTTGCTCACCTTTGGCAATCTGAGAACCTGGCGCTATCAAAAGTAGTATCTTGTTAGGAACCCCTAAGCAAGACCAAAGGGTGCTCCTACCCACCAGTCCTTCTCCCCTGCCCCCCTGCCCTCCACACCTCCCCCGACATCCACACTTCAGTTATGGCAGTGTGGGCATGGCTTAGAGATGGCCACTCCCCAGAGAAGTGAGGTGATCACTTTTCCAGCCCAGAGAGCTGCCCTGTTTGTTGTGCTGGAGAAGAGTGGAAGAACCCAGAGGTGGCTCAACCTCTCAAACCAAAGTATTGGGAGGATTTTCTGGCTTGTGTCATTCATTCCCTTGAGGAACAATGGGAATCTCTGGGGGAAGAGagtaccattattattatttttaataggttATTTCTGTGACggctccttgcagagcagggctagcCCATAAGCAATGCACTGAGAGTAGCCGAGAGTGTCCTTAGTTGCCTACTTGCTTTCTACTTTCCAAAATGTGGGCAGTGAAAGAACTGGGGTTAAGCGACGTGCTGGAAAGGGTGCCTCCTCTGTCCTCTGTTCTCACACAGCAGTGCTAACAGATGTGAACACTGAGTATGGTTAAGGGTGGTTTGGGACCGGCAGCTCTTGTGTGTGTCATTGATTGGTCTGATTGTCCCTCTAGGGGCAGCAGTATCGCTCATTTGAACTGGCCAAAAATAGGGACCCTGAGAAGGAAGGGAGCTCGGCTTTCCTGAGTGCCTTCGCCGTGCACCCTGTCTCCGAAGGTACCCTCATGTACCGGCTCCACAAACGCTTCAGCGCTCTGGAGTTGGAGCGGGCTTACAGTGAAATAGAACAACTGCAGGTGAGCTGAAGAGGAGCAGGTGGGCAGAGGACCGCAGTCAGAGGGTCAGAGAGAGCCTGAGATGTCCAGGCGTACAATGAGCGAGCAGCTGGCAGTGGGGCTGGGCTAGGCCCTGTATAATGGCAGGGCAGGAAGAGGCTGACCatacttaaatttaaaacaactacaGGGACAAAGGTCTTTGGGGCTCCAAAGCAATCATAAGGTAAGCTCCCAGCACAACTTGAATGCAGCTAAAGGGGTTTGCAAGTAGACCCTGACGATCAGGAAGCTCCGCACAGTGTTGAGACAGAATAGTTTTAGCTCCTCCTCGATAGTGCCTGTCCACTGAGGAGGCGAAAACTCTGAAGTTTCTTTACTTCTAGAACTGTCCCAAGAAAGCCCAAGGGTAGAAGGTAGAATTCTCGAATTGAATGTCGGGCTTGGCAGAGGTGGAGTATAGATGAAAACAAGGGTGTGATTATGAAGAGGATGTGAGTCCTTGGGTATAGGAGAGAAAGGCTGTTGAGCTTCTATTTCAAGATACTTTTACCTGTGCAAAAAGCACATTTTCCACCTCCTTCTCATGGCGTTTGTGTAAGGTGAGTATGATTCCTATTCTGTCTGCATTTTAGAGGTGAAGAATAACATACAAGGGATTCAGGGATTAGCAAGGGACCCCTCACTAAGTGTTGATGGAGTTAGGACAGAGCTCAGCTGTTTGAATCTCAGAGCCCGGGCAGCTGGAGCTGGGTAGGATCCTGGAGCTGGCACTAACATGAGGCGCATTCCCTCCAACCCAGGCTCAGATCCGGAACCTGACCGTGCTGACCCCCGAAGGGGAGGCAGGGCTGAGCTGGCCTGTTGGGCTCCCTGCTCCTTTCACACCACGCTCTCGCTTTGAGGTGCTGGGCTGGGACTACTTCACAGAGCAGCACACCTTCTCCTGTGCAGATGGGGCTCCCAAGTGCCCACTACAGGGGGCTAGCAGGGCGGACGTGGGTGATGCGTTGGAGACTGCCCTGGAGCAGCTCAATCGGCGCTATCAGCCCCGCCTGCGCTTCCAGAAGCAGCGACTGCTCAACGGCTATCGGCGCTTCGACCCAGCACGGGGCATGGAGTATACCCTGGACCTGCTGTTGGAATGTGTGACACAGCGTGGGCACCGGCGGGCCCTGGCTCGCAGAGTCAGCCTGCTGCGGCCACTGAGCCGGGTGGAAATCCTACCTATGCCCTATGTCACTGAGGCCACCCGAGTGCAGCTGGTGCTGCCGCTCCTGGTGGCTGAAGCTGCTGCAGCCCTGGCTTTCCTCGAGGCCTTTGCAGCCAATGTCCTGGAGCCACGAGAACATGCATTGCTCACCCTATTGCTGGTCTACGGGCCACGAGAAGGTGGCCGTGGAGCTCCAGACCCATTTCTTGGGGTGAAGGCTGCAGCAGCTGAGTTAGAGCGACGGTACCCCGGGACGAGGCTGGCCTGGCTCGCTGTGCGAGCAGAGGCCCCTTCCCAGGTGCGACTCATGGACGTGGTCTCGAAGAAGCACCCTGTGGACACTCTCTTCTTCCTTACCACCGTGTGGACGAGGCCTGGGCCCGAAGTCCTCAACCGCTGTCGCATGAATGCCATCTCTGGCTGGCAGGCCTTCTTTCCAGTCCATTTCCAGGAGTTCAATCCTGCCCTGTCACCACAAAGATCACCCCCAGGGCCCCCGGGGGCTGGCCCTGACCCCCCCTCCCCTCCTGGTGCTGACCCCTCCCGGGGGCCTCCTATAGCGGGGAGATTTGACCGGCAGGCTTCTGCGGAGGGCTGCTTCTACAACGCTGACTACCTGGCGGCCCGAGCCCGGCTGGCAGGTGAACTGGCAGGccaggaagaggaggaagccCTGGAGGGGCTGGAGGTGATGGATGTTTTCCTCCGGTTCTCAGGGCTCCACCTCTTTCGGGCTGTAGAGCCAGGGCTGGTGCAGAAGTTCTCCCTGCGGGACTGCAGCCCACGGCTCAGTGAAGAACTCTACCACCGCTGCCGCCTCAGCAACCTGGAGGGGCTAGGGGGCCGTGCCCAGCTGGCTATGGCTCTCTTTGAGCAGGAGCAGGCTAATAGCACTTAGCCCGCCTTAGGGCCCTAACCTCCTTACCTTTCCTTTGTCTGCCTCAGCCCCAGGAAGGGCAAGGCAAGATGGTGGACAGATAGAGAATTgttgctgtattttttaaatatgaaaatgttattaaaCATGTCTTCTGCCAAACTGTTTTTAGGTCTAGGGAAAATTGAGTAAGGAGAAGAATCCAAGGGAAGGGTATGGGGAGTTGTCCCGAGGGACCCACTGCCTCCccaccctcttccctcccccttctttccctctcccctccccagtttCCAATGACCACACGGCTGCTGTCAGATGAATGACTTTTAATCCAGCCCCACACCCCAAGGTGGCAGAAGAGTGATGCTGGAGCCTGGGGCAAAACGCTGGGGCCTGGGACACGGCTGGAAGTTCTGTCGTGCTGCTTATTTCTGGGCTCCTAGGTGTTGCGCACAACCAGCGACTGCTCCAGCTCCTGCCTGCGCTGCTGGATCTTTAGAGGAAGTGAGAACAGGAGCAGGTGTCAGTGTTCCTGGTGAGTGATCAGGACAATCGCACCTACTGACACCGCCTGCCCTGGAAGAGCATCTGGGAGCAGGGAGGGCTGTTGCATGGTGAGGCAGTGTGGTGAAGCTTTACTGTGGGGAGCTGCGAGGGCTGCCCACAAGCTGAACGGGGAGGTTTCTCTTGGAGTTGAAGAGGGGGGGAAGCCTCAGGGCAAGGGTCCCTCCATACCTTGCAGTAGAAGTAGCGACTGACGGCCTCCTGGGACCAGGGCTGGTGGTAGAACTCAGCCCGGCGCTCCTCTTCGGGGTTGCCGGCTACATCTGTCATCACCTGGGAGGGAGTGTGGGGTGAGCCCTGAGCCCTGAATCCCCTCACCTGCCCCTGGAGTACAACGTTTACTCTCTTTCCCGATGTGCTTGTCTTCCACTCCAGTACTCCCTGAGTCTCTCCCTCTTCACCTTGAGGTCCCGGCTCTGGGAGCGGAGCAGGTCTTGGACATAGCCTTTGGGGTCTCTGGAGAAGCTTAGCATGAAGTCCCTCTGGATCTTGAGCTGGTTTATGGACTCAATCGTCTCATGGATCTGCAGGTAGAAAGATAGATGCCTTCCACCTGGCTGTGGTGATGTGGGAGACGAGGGGAAAGGAAGTgggtgggaaggggagggagagggggttTCTTCTGTGAAGGACAAACCCTCAGAGCCCCTGATTTCTCTGAAGTCCCAGGTGAGGAGGGGATGGGCAGAACTAAACTTGGAATGAGGTTTAACTCCAAGCAGCATGGAAGGGCCATGTGTGCCCCATTGGCCCAGAGTctggtctcttctttttttttaatttaacccaGTCTGCTCATCTGCAACCACACCCTGGTCTCAGAAAAGTCTCCTCTATCATCTCTGGGTTAATGTCCCACTCCAGCTCTGGGCTTGGGCCCCACCTTACTGTCCAGAGCACTGATCTCCTGCTGGTTGGCCGTGGACAGGAGGAAGCTGCTCATCTGCCCCTTTAATGGCTCCTCCACCTCCACGTCAATGTCATAGCACGCCGTCTTCTTCTGGTCTGAAGGGTCCACGCTGCCAGGGAAGTCCAGCCCTTCGTGTCCACGATGCCCCCATACAGGCCCCAGGGCCCCGGGGCTGGGGCAGATCCaacagggagggagaagagatgggagtgggaggagagggaggcagggaaggcagGAACAAGATCATTCCCTGGTCTGAGAAGCAAGCTGGGGCCACCTCACCTGATGACATGGTTGATGACAATTGGGTCAGGGGGCAATAGCAGGGCTGTGAGGCGCTGGGGAATCTCAGAAAACTTCAGCCGGGGACAATCAAAAATCTGAAGCAGGACAATTGGGGAAAGAGAGATCACTCTTCCTGAAGAGATCATCATGCAGTTGTAGATCCTTTTGTTCTAGAAAGGCCGCAAGAAGCTGAGAGGAAGTCTGATTCCTCAGTGTGCATGGGGATGGGATTGGGGTGGGCTGGTCTGGTGGTGGAGCCACCGGTATGGCTGACAAGGTAGGGGGTGGGTCATTGTGGGGCAGGGGTTGAGGGTGCGGGCCCTGGGTCAGCCTGCCTATGTATcagtcctgcctctgccacttactaTGCAACCTGGAGCAAGTTAACACCTCAGGGctcagtgtcttcatctctaGAGTGGGGATGAAAAGAATACCTATCTCCCAGGGCTGTCGTGAGAAGTCAGTGAACTAATACACATAAAGTGCttgggacagtgcctggcacatggtaagtgcccaataaatatcAACTGCTATTTTTACTCCTCAGGTTTATCTGccgtatttatttttaaatgcgtTAATAAGAATATTCTCTGTTTTGGTGGAATTTTGCTCGATCACTTTTGCAGCAATTTGATTTTCCTAACTGCCCAGGAGAGTAGATAGGACAGGTATTGTCACTCCACTTCAAAGATAAGGAAACAAGGTTCAGAATCGCTGAGTCACTTACCCAGAGTCCAGACTCAGGACTAGAACCTGGGGATCCTAACTCCAAGTGCCAAGAATATTACATTCCAGAAAGCGGTTGGCTTTGTAGGGTTTCCAGGTCTTCCTAACTTGGGGGGGCTAACAGGGATTGGCTGCAGCACAGAGCTAATCCATAGTAGGGCCTGAACTAGAATCCTGGTCGGTCTCTTGGCTCCAAGACCATGACTGTGTACTGCTTCTGctactcagggatctagaaggGAGGGGTGGTAGTTACCTTGGTAGAGGTACTTCCCCTGCTGGAGAATTCTGCCTGCTCCCCAGATCCCAGGGTTCAGGAGAGAGGTTACCTGCTGGAAATACTTGTCCCCATTGATATATTCCTTGTCATGGGAGTCCTGCAGTCTGTTGGTCTTCACATACTGCCACAGGGCCTGGACGATGGCTGAGCGGCTCTGTGTGTGCAACCCCAGCAGCCGGGCTAGGCGGGGATCCAGTTTGAACTGGGGAGGCTGGGAAAAGGGGACTGTGAAAGTTAGAccaaagggagagaaaggaaggagccCAGGGCCAGGCCATTCAGGACTAGGGGGATGTGTTGATTGAGGAAACATGCCCCTGGGGAAGGATAGGGTTGGGAGGGGAAGGAGGTCTCTCAAGATGCACCACTTTGGGTCGTAGCCCTCCCCTGAGGGCCTTGTGTGGCGTGTACGGGGCAGCGTGGCAGATGCAGACCTGGTAGTCCAGCATGAGGAGCAGCGTGCAGCGCACACTCAGGTCCCCAGGCCGTTTCACCTGGAAGCCATCCGTCTCTTGGGTCGTGGGTGTCCGATGCCACTGtccaggagagaagagctgtgtcTCCCAAAGGCCCATCTGGAGTGGTGGGGCCCAGGACTCTAGGGTGGTCCCTGACCCAAATCTGTGCTGGTTCTTCAGGGATTCTGGCCTGTGGGAGGGTGGCAATTCAAGGGTGAAGGGGCTCTTGGTCTTACCTCAACGAGGTGGTTGTCAGGGCCATAAAGATCTTTGTCCAGCTCGATGACCAAACTcttgaagaaagaagagaacTTCCGCTTCTGTTTGCTGGGCTGTGGGAGAGGAACAGGGACCATGGGGGCAGAACAGGGACGAGGTGGGAGGAGCAGAAGGAGGCCAAGTTGGCAGCAGACAGGGCAGTGGGCTTAGATGAAATCCTCTGCACTGGGAATGTCTCTAGGtctgcccccctcccccccacccggCCAGGGCTGACTCCCTAGCCCTTAGTGCAGACACCTTGTTCTATTTTCAGTGCAGCCCATGCCCACCCCAGGACACCTGGAGAGACCTGGGCTGGGACGTACATCATCCAGGAGCTTCCCCTCCACCCGTAGCTCCCAGGAAGCAATGCTGCCATCGGAATCCTCAGCATCAGGCTTCGCAGGGTTAAAAGTGTTGGAGATATAGAGTCGCAGCTTCCGCTTTTGCTGTAGAAATAGAGTGTAGAACCGGGCGAATGCTGTGTGCTCCCACCCCGATCACCCTGCTTCCCCATCCTGGTCACGCGACTCAGAGTCCCCTTCCTACCCCCGAACTAAGGCACCTTCATGGGCCTCTTCAAAGCCTCCTGGATGTCCACCCGCTTCCGCATGATGGTTTGATCCAGTTTCCTCTCAAACGCCAAGAGGTCCATGTAAGCCTGGGACTCGGGGACCAGCTCCCGAATctggagaaggaggagcagggcAGGAGTCAGAGGCTCAAGTCCAGGGTTGTACCATGGAATGTATGCATGTTGTGCAATCCTAGGGTACAAAAGATGTCGGGGAGCCATCCTACTTCTGGGCATGGAGCTTTGACAGTGGGAACAGGACCTCTCCCCAGGATGCCATTATCCAGCAGTAGGGGCCTTGCTGTGTAGGGATAACAATTGCTTCTCCCTTTAGGAAGAGCCTTGTGTTTCATCATCGGGGAGGAGGTAGCAACTGTGGAGCTCAGCAAGCACTAGCCTTTAGTCTCTCCTCATCCTGTCATTTTCCATATCATATGCCCGCTGGGCTTCCCCTGGGCCCCTGCAAAGTGCCTAGTAGGGGCTCAATCCCTGAGACAGTTGGACAGCGGTGCTTTCTTCTCTGCTGGCACCTTGCTCAGCCCCCACACCTGTCCCAACTGTGCTGTCCCCATACCCAGCTGGACCTGGCTCTCTTTAGGATGCTCAGGATCTCTGGCCACCTTCTATCCCCTTCATTCTGCCTGGCAGCTTCTGATCCCCTAGCTCTTGCCCCCTCCTGGTCCCACAACTCTATGTCTTAGTACCACTTGGatccaaccccctgacaggcccctgtGTTCTGGCCCCAGTGGCTCTGCTGCTTCCCCTCCACCTCACCCCCTCCCTCTGGCTGGGGAGCCTCACTTATTAATGagcttttttaaacaaaaagtgaAAGTGACTGTGACGCTGAAGCTCTGCTTctgaggggggaggggagggcggaGCAGCaaagggtggggggtgggctGGGGGCTGCTGTGAAAGGCACTCACCCTTTGAGGGAGGATTTTGTCAGCCATCTTCCTCCTCTTGGCactgtacattttttaaagaaaaaaccagGTTACCATGGCGACAGATCTGGGAGTAACGAGGCCACCTGCTAAATTATCCCGACATCTCCGCCCGCCTGGCTGGGGTTCCCACAGCCCGCTTGTCTGCCCGCACAAGGGCTATGACGGTGGTGTGTGGAACTGGTGCTGTGTCCTCTCTCAGGACACAGAAGTGACCCATCCATTCTCTGGCCTGGGAGCCCCCTTCTACCCTGCCACATCCTCAGGGACAGAGAAATTTAGACTTAGGAGGGACTGGCTGGTGGGGGAGGTGGACCAAAAGATGCGAGCTGCAGAAGTGTTTGAGGAAAGGTGGCGATGAGGGAGGACAAAGGAGAGGGAAGCCAGGTTCTGAAGACCTTTTCTGGAAAGCAGGGGGTGCCCTGTCCAAAGGGGTCTAAgctcagagggagggagagagacgaCCTCCTTCCTATCCATGGAGCGGGAGGTGATGGTGTGAAGCTGGCGGGACTTGCACCCCTTCCAGCCACCTTGGGCTTGGAAGAGAACGCTGATGGGCTGGGGGTACTCATGCCCTGGGACTACCTGGCAACAGGGTGAGGGACATGCTGCAGCCATAGGCGCCCAGAATGTGCATGGGTGTGACTTCAGGCTGAGGCCAAACTGACTAGGCCCGGGGTAGTAGCAGCTGGATGTGGGCTCTTTCTGACCCACTAGCTGCTTCTAACTAACCCCAAAACCCCCAGAAAAACCTTGGCGGGTCACGAGAGGAAAACGCAGCCTAGAGAATAGCTCCATACTGCCCCCGTGTGGTGTTCTCAAGCACTGCCCCCTCCCTATGCAGAAATCTAAGGCTAACAAGCGGATTTCATTAAAGGTCTGGTTTGTTTTAAACAGATTATCTATGTGTAACTCTCCATTTATACAAGATAAATCAGGGAATTACCATTTGCTGTACAAAATGACGATGCACTTTACTAAAGAATTCATCATGGGATTCCTATAAGTGGTGATTTTTCCCTGATGTGTAAAAACTACTTAATAATGAGGTAAAATTGATATTACACCTTTTATAGAAACCCATCTGTTGTGCAAAAAAAGCATGTGTATTTGGCTAAATACTGAAACCCAGAGGGGCACTGCTGTTGCCAGGAGCCAGCAGGGGCTTTGAGGATGCCACCAGCTGCTGGAGGAAAGCAAGGAAATGGGCTGGCCCTGGTGGCTTGGGAGCAGACCTGGTCCAGAGTGCTTAAGAATTAAGAGCACGACTGGGCAGAGACCACCTACCCACAGGGCAAATCCCCAAGCTCCACCCCCATGGCCAGAGAGTCCCATTGAGAAAATCTGGAGTGGCTTTGAAACAGCCCGGGGGCTGGCAGAAAGGCTCAGCGGAGAACCACACTTTGGGCAACACAGTCCTACAGCTCTGCCCTCAGTCCCACTGGaagccccgcccccaccccaaaGACTGAAGCATCACCCAGAACCTGATGGGTGGAGAGAGGGACTGAGCAGGTGACAAGTAGAAGGGTGAGGGGAGCGTGCAGGGAAGCGGTACGGGCTGCCGACGGCCGCAGCCTGTCTCTACCGTGGGCACACAAAAGAATCAGGCCGGTGCCCCCTAAGCCCACCTCCCCAGAGGGCATCCGACCCGGGAAGCCTCGCTCCCTGCTAGTCATTCTTCCTCGCCCCTTCCAATCCCCGCTACTCGCTTACCTGGTCCCTGCGGGTCACCCAGGGCCCGCCCCTGCACGCCCCCTCCGCGCCGGGCCTCCCACTCACCTGCGGCTCCGCGCGGGGGCGGTGGGCACCGGCTGGCCCTGGCTCTGTGTCTGGCTCTGCCCGGGCGGGGGCGCTGCTCGCTTGCGGGCGGGCTCCATGCCCGCGGGGGCCAGGCCGGGTCGCACGGCGGGGCTGCCCATGTACGGGGAGCCCGGGGGGCCCATGGGCGCCCCCTGGTGGGGCATCCGGGCTCCAGACGGCATCCCGGGGCGCTGGGGGTGGGCGGGGGGTGAAGCAGAAACGGGCACCAGTGGGTCAGACCGGGGCCCCCCGCTCCAGGCGCGGTAAGCCGGcgtctcccctcccccaccagacCCTCGGCTGGTGACCCTGAGCGCTGAGCGATGGGTGGGAGCGATGGGTAGGAGGGGCAGGGGCGCCGGAATCTGCGCGGCTCTGGCGGAGGGGCTTGGCGTCTGGCTGCAGGAAGCTAACTGAAGCCAGGCACCGCACAGGGCATTGCGAGCCTCGGGGCTGCGGAAGGTACCgcaaaaatgaatattaatggCGCCTTTCAACCTTTCAAAGATGTTCACATCCACATGCTCCTCTGCAAGACAGCCTGAGCAGGTCCTTTCATCCCCACTTGACGGATGGGGCCACTGTGGCTCAAGGAGAAAAATGACCtcgccaaggtcacacagctcatccTGGCCCGGGCAGCCCCTGAAGGGCTGCCTCCTGGGGGCCCAGGGCTTTGCTCTCTGCGGCTTGGTTGAGGTCCGGTACCCGGCTCCCTGCTCCGacttctgctcctcctcctgctcctcctcctcaggCTCCACTTCTTGGGCGGTTCTGCCTGGCACTCACTAGCTCCTCATCTCAGCCACTCTGCTCCCTGTGTCCCTGCTTTTGACCCTTGGGTCCCAAACCCCACTCCCCTCGGCTGACTCCAAGTCCCCACATCCAGGGTCTTCGCTGACGAAGCTGCCCCCATAATTTGCTCCCAGGTTGAGGGCTGGAGGCAGGGCAGGCAAGGGCAGCCTGCCGGGGCGCCCCAGACCCAGCCAGGATTCTCTGATTGGGAGGAGGGGAACTGCGTTAGAGGTGGGCTGCCCAGGGGGCCTGGGGTGGGTCAGGGCAGTGACACTTCCActcacatttcccttcctgtCTGCCCAGGTCAGCagccacctcctcctcttcccatccccaccccagtgAGGTCAGCAGTCAGGGTTCACAGGGGCTGTGGAGACTGAGAGGAGGCGGCTCCTCCTCCCTTGCCACTACCCCTGGGTGGTCAGATGGGGTGTAAATGAGATGCAAATGCATCGAGTGAAGTGTTCCAAACCCCACTTGTCCAGACTCCagaagggagatggggagggcCAGAGAGAGTTTCAGGGGCTGTGAAACAGAACGAGCGGGGTGGGATGGGGACTGGGACCACGAAAGCAGGAAGAAGATCAGAGGGCAGGGGATGCAGACCCTGGCACTGTTAACATGGACACACCACCCACCTCACCCCCAGGCACGAGGAGGGGCCCCCCGGGCTTGCTGTTTTCCTTCCAACTGCTACCTCTCCCTCCTGGTCCTCCAGGCTCTGTGTCTAACCCTAATGTCCTCCCACCCTCTGTCAGCAGCTGTCTCTGCCTATCTCTCCTGCAGTGAAACCTGCCTGTCCATGTGTCTGCTTCCCTCGCCCCACCTGACCCTGTCACTCACGCCTCCAGGGTAGCAGCCCAGAATGGGGCCCAGGCCTGGCCACCAGCTAGATGGGGCACTGGGGCTCACAGCCACTCAAGAACTGAAGCACTAAGTTGATCAGATAAAAAAACCAGTCCACGTGTACAGCCTCTCCCCACTAGATGGGCCTTTTTAAAGGGGCTCCCACCAGCAGCCAGGTTAGGACTGGTAACTCAGCTAGCTGACATGGACACCTTGGGAAGTTACCCCCAGGGGTCCCTGGGGCTGGAGGACAGGCCACTCCAGGGAGGCCCCCTCTTCCTGTCAGCTGCTCTCCGCAGTTATCAAGGCCAGGGATACTGGCTCATCTGCTGAAGAGGCCCTGAGAGGGAGGCTTTCAGAGCCCCCAGAGAGCTGTGCCCGccaccagccccacccccacgAAAGGCTAAAATCCTAGGGACTCTAGCCTTACTGAGAAGGTGCCTTCCTTGGGGTCACACCAAATTTGGCCATAGTAAACCCGACAGCTTCCTCTACACAGGGCCTCCACTCCCTCACCCATCCCAAGAGTCGCAGCCCCTGCTTCTCCCATTCCCCACCCCTCCACACCCCTCCCAGCCGGGCCCTACTGACTCAGCTCCAGCCTCCCGGGCTCCCACGTGCCTTCACAGCCTGCCTGTGGCAGGACAGTGCTCCCCTGTCCCTTCGGTCTCTAGGCCTCATGTCCCCAACTCCAGCCCTTCCTTCACACCTTCGAGGAGTTAAGGACATCAGTTCTGGTGGCTGAGTCCGCCAAGGAGACCCTCAGAGCCCCTAACTTGGGCTAAGTCCCTAGAGCGGGCCTCTCCCCCACCCTGAGGCAGAAGCTCCTGAGCCCTCCCGCTGGGATGCAGAGGTGGCTCAGCCTGCGAGCTTCCCGCTACAGTGCCTCCAGGGTCACCTGCTCCTTGCTCCGGAGACACAAGCAGTGACACTGTCCCAACGGATGAACagacagcccagcccagcctctgccatgtccccatcccccacccccacccccagggcagGGGCAACACCTGGGCCCACAAGGAAAAGAACGAAAGTCAACCTGTCGGCTACAGCGAGGACCCCCCCACTTGGGGGGGAGAGTCCCCAAGTCCCACCCCCGCCCCTGACAAGAGCCATGCAAACGCCTCCCTTCCCCGCCTCGCGTCAGACCCGGCCGGCCGCCTGCCTGGCGACGTGTTCGGGTGCCAGGGTGCCAGCACAGTCCCGGGGCCGGGCCGTGGGCCATGGCGCCCCCCACTAGAGGGGTGGGAGAGCGGGAGCGCCCTCCCGGCCCCTCCCGATCAGCCCTCCATTCAGCCCGAGCCAGCTCGCTCGCCCTCCCCCGCTAACTTTCCCCCACTCACCACCCCATGGACCAGAAACTCAAAAAGTTTGCTTTTCGTGGCTTTGCGCGCCCCTCCGGCAACTTCGTCCGCGGCCATCGGGGTGGGCTCAGCGgctcctctcactctctctctctcttcctctttctttcccttttctgcctttttttttcctccaactcTCCCCTCTGAGTCCTGCTGGGCTCTCTCACACTTCTACTCGAGCGGAGTGGGGAGGGGGCCCCTTCAGGGCTGCCCTGACGGCCCACGGCCcacgccgccgccgcccgcccgccgccgccgccgccgcggctgccGCATTCCTGCACTGATAAGACAGAAATAGTCCGGCGGCCCGGGGTCTGCCTGTTGACTCGGCGGGGACGGGGCCGCCTGCCTTTCCAAGCCCGCTGTCCAAACAGCGCAGATAAGCGGCGAGGCGCGCCGACCAGCCCGGCCGCGGGCGCTGGGCAGCAGTGCTGCAGCCCGAAGCCGCCGAGGCCCGCGGGAGGCGGCGCGGGGAGGGGACGCCAGGGGAGGCGGCGGGGGGTCGCCGGCCACCGGCTCTCGCCACAAATAGTTTCTCCGTCAGGGAATTCGCCGGCCGCGCCAGGCAGGGAACAGCCAGTTCCAACTTTTCCCCCAGCGGCTCCTGCTGCATTTCTGAGGCCCTTTCCCCAGAGACCTGGCAGGCCGAGCAGGGAAACATTCGCTGGCAGGAACCGGGGGAGCCCGGCCCGCGAGGCCTCGCGCCTGCCCGGGGCCGGCGATGGTGGGTGTGCCCGGGCGGCGGCGTGGCCCTGCGTCCACAGCTGTGTGTGCCCTTGTCTCACACGCCGTGTGTGTCCGCGCCCTTTTGTGGCGTGGCAGCTTATGTGCGTGCAGACAGACGCCCTGTCTGTGTGCCTCCCTCCACGACAGCCTCCGTGCGCGCGCGCCTGCGTGTGTGGCAGGACGTGGCCTGTGCCTTTCAGCTCTGTGCGAGGCTATTTCTGGGTATG
This window of the Pongo abelii isolate AG06213 chromosome 6, NHGRI_mPonAbe1-v2.0_pri, whole genome shotgun sequence genome carries:
- the CHPF2 gene encoding chondroitin sulfate glucuronyltransferase isoform X1; this encodes MRLSSLLALLRPALPLILGLSLGCSLSLLRVSWIQGEGEDPCVEAVGERGGPRNPDSRARLDQSDEDFKPRIVPYYRDPNKPYKKVLRTRYIQTELGSRERLLVAVLTSRATLSTLAVAVNRTVAHHFPRLLYFTGQRGARAPAGMQVVSHGDERPAWLMSETLRHLHTHFGADYDWFFIMQDDTYVQAPRLAALAGHLSINQDLYLGRAEEFIGAGEQARYCHGGFGYLLSRSLLLRLRPHLDGCRGDILSARPDEWLGRCLIDSLGVGCVSQHQGQQYRSFELAKNRDPEKEGSSAFLSAFAVHPVSEGTLMYRLHKRFSALELERAYSEIEQLQAQIRNLTVLTPEGEAGLSWPVGLPAPFTPRSRFEVLGWDYFTEQHTFSCADGAPKCPLQGASRADVGDALETALEQLNRRYQPRLRFQKQRLLNGYRRFDPARGMEYTLDLLLECVTQRGHRRALARRVSLLRPLSRVEILPMPYVTEATRVQLVLPLLVAEAAAALAFLEAFAANVLEPREHALLTLLLVYGPREGGRGAPDPFLGVKAAAAELERRYPGTRLAWLAVRAEAPSQVRLMDVVSKKHPVDTLFFLTTVWTRPGPEVLNRCRMNAISGWQAFFPVHFQEFNPALSPQRSPPGPPGAGPDPPSPPGADPSRGPPIAGRFDRQASAEGCFYNADYLAARARLAGELAGQEEEEALEGLEVMDVFLRFSGLHLFRAVEPGLVQKFSLRDCSPRLSEELYHRCRLSNLEGLGGRAQLAMALFEQEQANST
- the CHPF2 gene encoding chondroitin sulfate glucuronyltransferase isoform X2, producing MRLSSLLALLRPALPLILGLSLGCSLSLLRVSWIQGEGEDPCVEAVGERGGPRNPDSRARLDQSDEDFKPRIVPYYRDPNKPYKKVLRTRYIQTELGSRERLLVAVLTSRATLSTLAVAVNRTVAHHFPRLLYFTGQRGARAPAGMQVVSHGDERPAWLMSETLRHLHTHFGADYDWFFIMQDDTYVQAPRLAALAGHLSINQDLYLGRAEEFIGAGEQARYCHGGFGYLLSRSLLLRLRPHLDGCRGDILSARPDEWLGRCLIDSLGVGCVSQHQAQIRNLTVLTPEGEAGLSWPVGLPAPFTPRSRFEVLGWDYFTEQHTFSCADGAPKCPLQGASRADVGDALETALEQLNRRYQPRLRFQKQRLLNGYRRFDPARGMEYTLDLLLECVTQRGHRRALARRVSLLRPLSRVEILPMPYVTEATRVQLVLPLLVAEAAAALAFLEAFAANVLEPREHALLTLLLVYGPREGGRGAPDPFLGVKAAAAELERRYPGTRLAWLAVRAEAPSQVRLMDVVSKKHPVDTLFFLTTVWTRPGPEVLNRCRMNAISGWQAFFPVHFQEFNPALSPQRSPPGPPGAGPDPPSPPGADPSRGPPIAGRFDRQASAEGCFYNADYLAARARLAGELAGQEEEEALEGLEVMDVFLRFSGLHLFRAVEPGLVQKFSLRDCSPRLSEELYHRCRLSNLEGLGGRAQLAMALFEQEQANST